In one window of Azotobacter salinestris DNA:
- the hutI gene encoding imidazolonepropionase yields MTDTRCWFHCHVATMAGGHYSVIEDAAILARGERIAWIGPRDALPPGDCEAIDLGGAWVTPGLIDCHTHLVFAGERSAEFELRLEGASYAEIAAHGGGIASTVRATRAASEEQLLDCALRRARQLLRDGVTCLEVKSGYGLDLAGERKQLRVARLLGERLPLTVRTTCLAAHAVPPEYTGRADDYIEHVCDELLPALAGEGLVDAVDAYCEHLAFSPAQVERLFRAAEALGLPVKLHAEQLSALGGTRVAARHRALSADHLEYAGEADIAALAEAGTVAVLLPAAFYLLDESRRPPVEALRRHGVPMALASDLNPGTAPVLSLRLMLAMACTSFGLTAEEALAGVTLHAARALGLADAHGSLEPGKYADFVAWDIHRPAELAYWLGGELSRRIVFHGKEVSHG; encoded by the coding sequence ATGACCGACACCCGCTGCTGGTTCCACTGTCACGTCGCCACCATGGCCGGCGGCCATTACTCGGTGATCGAGGATGCCGCGATCCTTGCCCGCGGCGAGCGGATCGCCTGGATCGGCCCGCGCGACGCATTGCCGCCCGGCGACTGCGAAGCCATCGACCTGGGCGGCGCCTGGGTCACGCCGGGGCTGATCGACTGCCACACCCACCTGGTGTTCGCCGGCGAGCGCAGCGCCGAGTTCGAGCTGCGCCTGGAAGGCGCCAGCTACGCCGAGATCGCCGCCCACGGCGGCGGCATCGCCAGCACGGTGCGTGCTACCCGCGCGGCCAGCGAGGAGCAGTTGCTGGACTGCGCGTTGCGCCGCGCCCGCCAGTTGCTGCGCGACGGGGTGACCTGCCTGGAGGTGAAGTCCGGCTACGGCCTGGATCTGGCCGGCGAGCGCAAGCAGCTGCGCGTCGCCCGCCTGCTCGGCGAGCGCCTGCCGCTGACGGTGCGCACCACCTGCCTGGCCGCCCATGCCGTGCCGCCGGAATACACCGGGCGTGCCGACGACTACATCGAGCATGTCTGCGACGAGTTGCTCCCGGCGCTGGCCGGCGAGGGCCTGGTGGATGCGGTGGACGCCTACTGCGAGCACCTGGCCTTCTCGCCGGCGCAGGTCGAGCGGCTGTTCCGGGCCGCAGAGGCCCTGGGTCTGCCTGTCAAGCTGCACGCCGAGCAGCTTTCCGCGCTGGGCGGCACCCGGGTCGCGGCGCGCCACCGGGCGCTGTCCGCCGATCACCTGGAATATGCCGGCGAGGCGGACATCGCCGCCCTGGCGGAGGCGGGTACGGTCGCCGTGCTGCTGCCGGCGGCCTTCTATCTGCTCGACGAGAGCCGCCGGCCGCCGGTCGAGGCGCTGCGTCGCCACGGCGTGCCCATGGCCCTGGCCAGCGACCTCAACCCCGGCACCGCGCCGGTGCTGTCGCTGCGCCTGATGCTGGCCATGGCCTGCACCTCCTTCGGCCTGACCGCGGAGGAGGCCCTGGCCGGCGTCACCCTGCACGCGGCCCGCGCCCTCGGCCTGGCGGACGCCCACGGCAGCCTGGAGCCGGGCAAGTACGCCGATTTCGTCGCCTGGGACATTCACCGCCCGGCCGAGCTGGCCTACTGGCTGGGCGGCGAGCTGTCCCGGCGGATCGTCTTTCACGGAAAGGAAGTCAGCCATGGATGA
- the hutU gene encoding urocanate hydratase, translating to MSESFHRYRDVEIRAPRGTALNARSWLCEAPLRLLMNNLDPEVAENPRELVVYGGIGRAARNWECFDRIVECLKNLAEDETLLIQSGKPVGVFRTQRDAPRVLIANSNLVPHWATWEQFHELDARGLAMYGQMTAGSWIYIGSQGIVQGTFETFVEAGRQHYGGDLRGRWLLSAGLGGMGGAQPLAATLAGACALLVECQQSRIDFRLKTGYLDEQARDLDDALARIARYTGEGRAVSVGLCANAADILPELVRRGVRPDLVTDQTSAHDPLNGYLPRGWSWAEYRERAEREPAATVKAAKQSMAEHVRAMLAFHGQGVPVFDYGNNIRQMARDEGVENAFDFPGFVPAYIRPLFCRGIGPFRWVALSGEAEDIHRTDARVKELIPDDPHLHRWLDMARERIRFQGLPARICWVGLGQRARLGLAFNEMVRCGELKAPVVIGRDHLDSGSVASPNRETEAMRDGSDAVSDWPLLNALLNTASGATWVSLHHGGGVGMGYSQHAGVAIVCDGSDEAAVRIARVLHNDPASGVMRHADAGYPEAIACAREQGLNLPMLGDS from the coding sequence ATGAGCGAGTCCTTCCACAGGTACCGCGACGTCGAGATCCGTGCTCCCCGCGGCACGGCCCTGAACGCCAGGAGCTGGCTCTGCGAGGCGCCGCTGCGTCTCTTGATGAACAACCTCGACCCGGAGGTGGCGGAGAACCCCAGGGAACTGGTGGTCTACGGGGGCATCGGTCGGGCGGCGCGCAACTGGGAGTGTTTCGACAGGATCGTCGAGTGCCTGAAGAACCTGGCGGAGGACGAGACCCTGCTGATCCAGTCGGGCAAGCCGGTGGGGGTGTTCCGCACCCAGCGCGACGCGCCGCGGGTGCTGATCGCCAACTCCAATCTGGTGCCGCACTGGGCCACCTGGGAGCAGTTCCACGAGCTGGACGCCCGGGGCCTGGCCATGTACGGGCAGATGACCGCCGGCAGCTGGATCTACATCGGCAGCCAGGGCATCGTCCAGGGCACCTTTGAGACCTTCGTCGAGGCCGGCCGCCAGCACTATGGCGGCGACCTGCGCGGGCGCTGGCTGCTCAGCGCGGGCCTGGGCGGCATGGGCGGCGCGCAGCCGCTGGCGGCGACCCTGGCCGGGGCCTGTGCGTTGCTGGTCGAGTGCCAGCAGAGCCGCATCGATTTCCGCCTGAAGACCGGCTACCTGGACGAGCAGGCCCGCGACCTGGACGACGCCCTGGCGCGTATCGCCCGCTACACCGGCGAAGGACGGGCGGTGTCGGTCGGCCTCTGCGCCAATGCCGCGGACATCCTGCCGGAGCTGGTGCGCCGCGGCGTGCGCCCGGACCTGGTCACCGACCAGACCAGCGCCCACGATCCGCTCAACGGCTACCTGCCGAGGGGCTGGAGCTGGGCCGAGTACCGCGAGCGCGCCGAGCGCGAGCCGGCCGCGACCGTCAAGGCGGCCAAGCAGTCGATGGCCGAGCACGTGCGCGCCATGCTGGCCTTCCACGGGCAGGGCGTGCCGGTGTTCGACTACGGCAACAACATCCGCCAGATGGCCCGGGACGAAGGGGTGGAGAACGCCTTCGACTTCCCCGGTTTCGTGCCGGCCTACATTCGCCCGCTGTTCTGCAGGGGCATCGGCCCGTTCCGCTGGGTAGCGCTGTCGGGCGAGGCCGAGGACATCCATCGCACCGACGCCAGGGTCAAGGAGCTGATCCCCGACGATCCGCACCTGCACCGCTGGCTGGACATGGCCCGCGAGCGCATCCGCTTCCAGGGGCTGCCGGCGCGGATCTGCTGGGTCGGCCTCGGCCAGCGCGCCAGGCTCGGGCTGGCCTTCAACGAGATGGTCAGATGCGGCGAGCTCAAGGCGCCGGTGGTCATCGGCCGCGACCATCTCGATTCCGGCTCGGTGGCCAGCCCCAACCGCGAGACCGAGGCCATGCGTGACGGTTCGGACGCGGTGTCCGACTGGCCGCTGCTCAACGCCCTGCTGAACACGGCGAGCGGCGCCACCTGGGTGTCCCTGCACCATGGCGGCGGCGTCGGCATGGGCTACTCGCAGCATGCCGGGGTGGCCATCGTCTGCGACGGCAGCGACGAGGCCGCGGTGCGGATTGCCCGCGTCCTGCACAACGACCCGGCCAGCGGGGTGATGCGCCACGCCGATGCCGGCTACCCGGAAGCCATCGCCTGCGCCCGCGAGCAGGGGTTGAACTTGCCGATGCTGGGGGATTCCTGA